In Erinaceus europaeus chromosome 10, mEriEur2.1, whole genome shotgun sequence, one DNA window encodes the following:
- the ENDOG gene encoding endonuclease G, mitochondrial: MQTLRAGLALALGAGLGAAAERWWRRRADARAAPGLLSRLPVLPVAAAASLPALPGAPAGGGGPGELAKYGLPGLAQLKSRESYVLCYDPRTRGALWVVEQLRPERLRGDGDRRSCDFHEDDSVHAYHRATNADYRGSGFDRGHLAAAANHRWSQKAMDDTFYLSNVAPQVPHLNQNAWNNLEKYSRSLTRTYQNVYVCTGPLFLPRTEADGKSYVKYQVIGKNHVAVPTHFFKVLILEAAGGQIELRSYVMPNAPVDEATPLERFLVPIESIERASGLLFVPNILARSGSLKAITAGSK; the protein is encoded by the exons ATGCAGACTCTCCGGGCCGGCCTGGCTCTGGCCCTGGGCGCGGGGCTGGGCGCGGCGGCGGAGCGCTGGTGGCGGCGGCGGGCGGACGCGCGGGCGGCGCCGGGGCTGCTGAGCCGGCTGCCGGTGCTGCCCGTGGCGGCGGCGGCGTCCCTGCCCGCCCTGCCCGGGGCCCCGGCCGGCGGCGGCGGCCCCGGCGAGCTGGCCAAGTACGGGCTGCCCGGCCTGGCCCAGCTCAAGAGCCGCGAGTCGTACGTGCTGTGCTACGACCCCCGCACCCGCGGCGCcctctgggtggtggagcagctgCGGCCCGAGCGGCTCCGCGGCGACGGCGACCGCCGCTCCTGCGACTTCCACGAGGACGACTCGGTGCACGCGTACCACCGCGCCACCAACGCCGACTACCGCGGCAGCGGCTTCGACCGCGGCCACCTAGCCGCCGCGGCCAACCACCGCTGGAGCCAGAAGGCCATGGACGACACCTTCTACCTGAGCAACGTCGCGCCCCAG GTGCCCCACCTCAACCAGAATGCCTGGAACAACCTGGAAAAGTACAGCCGCAGTCTGACTCGCACCTACCAAAACGTCTATGTCTGCACCGGACCTCTCTTCCTGCCCAG GACAGAGGCTGACGGGAAGTCCTACGTGAAGTACCAGGTCATCGGCAAGAACCATGTGGCAGTGCCCACACACTTCTTCAAGGTGCTGATATTGGAAGCAGCAGGGGGACAAATTGAACTTCGCTCCTATGTGATGCCCAATGCACCTGTGGATGAAGCAACCCCGCTGGAGCGCTTCCTGGTGCCCATCGAGAGCATCGAGCGAGCCTCTGGACTGCTCTTCGTGCCAAACATCCTGGCACGGTCAGGCAGCCTCAAAGCCATCACTGCAGGCAGCAAGTAA
- the SPOUT1 gene encoding putative methyltransferase C9orf114 homolog isoform X2, translated as MMKKLEQQRAQEEQTKLQEEEAAAESDDRGRPYTLSVALPGSILDNAQSPELRTYLAGQIARACAIFCVDEIVVFDEEGQDAKTVEGEFRGVGKKGQACVQLARILQYLECPQYLRKAFFPKHQDLQFAGLLNPLDSPHHMRQDEESEFREGVVVNRPTRPGHGSFVNCGMKKEVKIDKNLEPGLRVTVRLDQKQLPESKTYRGKVVSSEDPRVKAGLYWGYTVRLASCLSAVFAEAPFRDGYDLTIGTSERGSNVASAELPSFRHALVVFGGLQGLEAGVDADSNLEVAEPSVLFDLYVNTCPSQGSRTIRTEEAILISLAALQPKLIQAGTQPS; from the exons ATGATGAAAAAACTGGAGCAACAGAGGGCACAGGAGGAGCAGACAAAGCTGCAGGAAGAGGAGGCTGCCGCTGAGAGTGATGACCGGG GGCGGCCCTACACCCTGAGTGTGGCCCTGCCAGGGTCCATCCTGGACAATGCCCAGTCCCCTGAGCTTCGTACCTACCTGGCTGGCCAGATCGCCAGAGCCTGTGCCATCTTCTGTGTGGATGAGATTGTGGTGTTTGATGAAGAAGGCCAAGATGCCAA gACGGTGGAGGGGGAGTTCCGGGGAGTCGGCAAGAAGGGGCAGGCATGTGTGCAGCTGGCCCGGATCCTGCAGTACCTGGAGTGTCCACA GTACCTGAGAAAAGCATTCTTCCCCAAGCACCAGGATCTCCAGTTTGCAG GGCTCTTGAACCCACTGGATAGCCCTCATCACATGCGTCAGGATGAGGAATCTGAGTTCCGAGAGGGTGTTGTGGTGAACCGGCCCACCCGGCCAGGCCATGGCTCCTTTGTTAACTGTGGCATGAAGAAG GAGGTCAAGATTGACAAGAACTTGGAGCCTGGACTTCGGGTGACTGTGCGACTGGACCAGAAGCAGCTCCCAG AAAGCAAGACCTACCGTGGGAAAGTCGTGTCATCAGAGGATCCCCGTGTCAAAGCTGGCCTCTACTGGGGCTACACAGTCAGACTGGCCTCCTGCCTCA GTGCTGTGTTTGCTGAGGCCCCCTTCCGGGATGGGTATGACCTAACCATTGGGACGTCTGAGCGAGGCTCCAACGTAGCATCTGCGGAGCTTCCCAGCTTCAG GCACGCTCTTGTGGTTTTCGGGGGACTTCAGGGACTAGAAGCTGGAGTGGATGCAGACTCCAACCTGGAGGTGGCTGAACCCAGTGTTCTTTTTGACCTGTATGTCAACACCTGCCCCAGCCAAGGGAGCCGCACTATCCGCACAGAG GAAGCCATCCTCATCTCCTTGGCTGCCTTGCAGCCCAAACTCATCCAGGCAGGTACCCAACCCAGCTGA
- the SPOUT1 gene encoding putative methyltransferase C9orf114 homolog isoform X1, giving the protein MAERVGKRPCGPGEHGQRIEWRKWKRQKKEEKKKWKDLKMMKKLEQQRAQEEQTKLQEEEAAAESDDRGRPYTLSVALPGSILDNAQSPELRTYLAGQIARACAIFCVDEIVVFDEEGQDAKTVEGEFRGVGKKGQACVQLARILQYLECPQYLRKAFFPKHQDLQFAGLLNPLDSPHHMRQDEESEFREGVVVNRPTRPGHGSFVNCGMKKEVKIDKNLEPGLRVTVRLDQKQLPESKTYRGKVVSSEDPRVKAGLYWGYTVRLASCLSAVFAEAPFRDGYDLTIGTSERGSNVASAELPSFRHALVVFGGLQGLEAGVDADSNLEVAEPSVLFDLYVNTCPSQGSRTIRTEEAILISLAALQPKLIQAGTQPS; this is encoded by the exons ATGGCGGAGCGCGTGGGGAAGAGACCTTGCGGTCCG GGTGAACACGGCCAAAGGATTGAGTGGCGGAAATGGAAGCGACAGA agaaggaggagaagaagaaatggaaggacCTCAAAATGATGAAAAAACTGGAGCAACAGAGGGCACAGGAGGAGCAGACAAAGCTGCAGGAAGAGGAGGCTGCCGCTGAGAGTGATGACCGGG GGCGGCCCTACACCCTGAGTGTGGCCCTGCCAGGGTCCATCCTGGACAATGCCCAGTCCCCTGAGCTTCGTACCTACCTGGCTGGCCAGATCGCCAGAGCCTGTGCCATCTTCTGTGTGGATGAGATTGTGGTGTTTGATGAAGAAGGCCAAGATGCCAA gACGGTGGAGGGGGAGTTCCGGGGAGTCGGCAAGAAGGGGCAGGCATGTGTGCAGCTGGCCCGGATCCTGCAGTACCTGGAGTGTCCACA GTACCTGAGAAAAGCATTCTTCCCCAAGCACCAGGATCTCCAGTTTGCAG GGCTCTTGAACCCACTGGATAGCCCTCATCACATGCGTCAGGATGAGGAATCTGAGTTCCGAGAGGGTGTTGTGGTGAACCGGCCCACCCGGCCAGGCCATGGCTCCTTTGTTAACTGTGGCATGAAGAAG GAGGTCAAGATTGACAAGAACTTGGAGCCTGGACTTCGGGTGACTGTGCGACTGGACCAGAAGCAGCTCCCAG AAAGCAAGACCTACCGTGGGAAAGTCGTGTCATCAGAGGATCCCCGTGTCAAAGCTGGCCTCTACTGGGGCTACACAGTCAGACTGGCCTCCTGCCTCA GTGCTGTGTTTGCTGAGGCCCCCTTCCGGGATGGGTATGACCTAACCATTGGGACGTCTGAGCGAGGCTCCAACGTAGCATCTGCGGAGCTTCCCAGCTTCAG GCACGCTCTTGTGGTTTTCGGGGGACTTCAGGGACTAGAAGCTGGAGTGGATGCAGACTCCAACCTGGAGGTGGCTGAACCCAGTGTTCTTTTTGACCTGTATGTCAACACCTGCCCCAGCCAAGGGAGCCGCACTATCCGCACAGAG GAAGCCATCCTCATCTCCTTGGCTGCCTTGCAGCCCAAACTCATCCAGGCAGGTACCCAACCCAGCTGA